A genomic region of Streptomyces sp. R33 contains the following coding sequences:
- a CDS encoding NAD-dependent epimerase/dehydratase family protein has product MITGGAGFIGSHLTDALLSQGHAVVVLDNLATGSERNLEEARRNPRFRFVHGSVLDQLLVDEWVRRCDTVIHLAAAVGVRLIVERPLQSFTTNLRGTETVIEAAHRYRRKVLVASTSEIYGKNSSGPLAEGSDRILGSTSVARWSYSTAKAVDEILAFAYHRELGLPTIVVRLFNTVGPRQSPAYGMVVPRLVRQAVEGEPLTVHGDGTQRRCFAHVADVVDALLRLLAHPDAVGKVFNIGTNDETTIAGLAARVVARSASNSDIRLVPYHQAYGEGFEDMERRLPDTARIRTLTGWRPQRTLDDILDATIAEARAERVPLPA; this is encoded by the coding sequence TTGATCACTGGCGGTGCCGGCTTCATCGGCTCACATCTCACCGACGCCCTGCTCTCGCAGGGCCATGCGGTCGTCGTGCTCGACAACCTCGCCACCGGAAGCGAGAGGAACCTGGAAGAGGCCCGACGGAATCCACGCTTCCGATTCGTCCACGGCTCCGTACTCGACCAGCTGCTCGTGGACGAATGGGTCCGCCGGTGCGACACGGTGATCCATCTGGCCGCCGCCGTCGGCGTCCGGCTGATCGTGGAGCGACCTCTCCAGTCCTTCACCACCAACCTCCGCGGTACCGAGACCGTCATCGAGGCGGCCCACCGCTACCGCCGCAAAGTGCTCGTCGCCTCCACCTCGGAGATCTACGGCAAGAACTCCTCGGGACCACTCGCCGAGGGCTCCGACCGGATCCTCGGCAGCACGAGCGTGGCGCGCTGGTCGTACTCCACCGCCAAGGCCGTCGATGAGATCCTCGCCTTCGCCTACCACCGCGAACTGGGCCTGCCCACCATCGTGGTACGGCTGTTCAACACGGTCGGACCGCGGCAGAGCCCCGCGTACGGGATGGTCGTGCCCCGGTTGGTGCGCCAGGCCGTCGAGGGGGAACCGCTCACCGTGCACGGCGACGGCACGCAGCGGCGCTGTTTCGCGCACGTCGCCGATGTCGTCGACGCGCTGCTGCGGCTGCTTGCCCACCCGGACGCGGTCGGCAAGGTCTTCAACATCGGTACGAACGATGAGACCACCATCGCCGGGCTGGCCGCCCGCGTCGTCGCACGCAGCGCCAGCAACTCGGACATCCGGCTGGTCCCCTACCACCAGGCGTACGGCGAGGGTTTCGAGGACATGGAGCGCCGGCTGCCCGACACCGCACGCATCCGCACCCTCACCGGCTGGCGGCCGCAGCGCACCCTCGACGACATCCTCGACGCGACCATCGCCGAGGCGCGTGCCGAGCGCGTGCCGCTGCCGGCCTGA
- a CDS encoding MraY family glycosyltransferase, producing MPYALAVAAAALLLTAVLTELLRALALRWRHACAGLLDRPGAHKAHTRPTPHLGGVAVVAGTLAAATSGLWTGRAPLGPEVGTLLAVAAAVAMLGLLDDLRPLGPRARLVVETGAAGAVAYGSGLGLLTGVLAVLWIVFVTNAFNLLDNSDGAMGTVAAVTALGLAICAIIEGRTGLALLLWVLAAALTGFLLHNWHPARIFLGDCGSLFTGFVLSSAAVLLHTGDTPARTMGAVLAFTLVVTADTALVLVSRRRAGRRLLLGGTDHIAHRLQRLGLTVQGTAVILGVTAFVGTVIGLLIHHAWLPPSVVLPVAVAALLALGGLLRVPVYEAGRVGRPRRRGRRTVGRPRAARAIDTASR from the coding sequence GTGCCCTACGCGCTTGCGGTCGCAGCGGCTGCCCTGCTGCTCACCGCCGTGCTGACCGAACTCCTACGTGCCCTCGCGCTGCGGTGGCGACACGCCTGTGCCGGTCTCCTGGACCGGCCCGGAGCCCACAAGGCGCACACCCGCCCCACCCCCCATCTGGGCGGGGTCGCGGTGGTCGCGGGAACCCTCGCCGCGGCCACCTCGGGACTGTGGACCGGGCGGGCGCCGCTGGGCCCCGAGGTCGGCACGCTGCTCGCGGTCGCAGCGGCCGTCGCCATGCTCGGACTGCTCGACGACCTGCGGCCGCTGGGGCCCCGGGCGCGACTCGTCGTCGAGACGGGTGCCGCGGGTGCCGTCGCGTACGGCAGCGGACTGGGGCTGCTGACCGGGGTCCTCGCCGTGTTGTGGATCGTCTTCGTCACCAACGCTTTCAATTTGCTGGACAACTCCGACGGAGCAATGGGGACGGTCGCTGCCGTCACCGCGCTGGGGCTCGCCATCTGCGCGATCATCGAGGGCCGTACCGGTCTCGCCCTGCTGCTCTGGGTACTGGCCGCCGCCCTCACCGGCTTCCTGCTACACAACTGGCATCCTGCCCGGATCTTCCTCGGCGACTGCGGCTCCCTGTTCACCGGTTTCGTGCTCTCCTCCGCCGCTGTACTGCTGCACACCGGCGACACCCCGGCCCGCACCATGGGCGCGGTGCTCGCCTTCACCCTCGTCGTCACCGCCGACACCGCGCTCGTCCTCGTCTCCCGGCGCCGGGCCGGCCGCCGGCTGCTACTCGGCGGCACCGACCACATCGCGCACCGGCTCCAGCGGCTCGGGCTGACGGTGCAGGGAACGGCCGTGATACTGGGCGTCACCGCGTTCGTCGGGACGGTCATCGGGCTGCTGATCCACCACGCCTGGCTGCCGCCCTCCGTCGTACTGCCGGTGGCGGTCGCCGCGCTTCTGGCCCTCGGCGGACTGCTCAGGGTGCCGGTGTACGAGGCCGGCCGGGTTGGCCGGCCCAGGCGCCGGGGCCGCCGGACCGTTGGCAGACCCCGTGCTGCCAGGGCGATCGATACGGCAAGCAGGTGA
- a CDS encoding nucleotide sugar dehydrogenase produces the protein MGPAGTSVRRNVLVVGLGYVGLPLAVRAAEAGFRVTGLDTDEHRVKRLEAADSYIEDIPDERLLPLLDSGRLRVSTDYADAGTFDVCVITVPTPLRDGAPDLRCVESAGRSVAPLMRPGAVVVLESTTYPGTTEEILLPILEVGSGLRAGDGFRLGYSPERIDPGNARWQLENTPKVVSGIDDASLEAVTEFYDRIVTRTVPVSSPRTAELTKLLENTFRQVNIALVNELAMCARPLGVDIWEAVDAAATKPFGFMPFTPGPGVGGHCLPVDPSYLSWQVRQKLQHDVRFVSLAHEINERMPEYVVGRIEGGLARLGRPLAEARVLVLGLAYKKNTGDVRESPAATVAELLMARGARVRAVEPYADAQLLPPGVLCVELTEAEIATTDAVAVLTDHDCLDYGLVERHASYVFDARNRCRGDRIDRL, from the coding sequence ATGGGACCAGCAGGGACCTCAGTACGACGGAACGTTCTGGTAGTTGGACTGGGATACGTGGGGCTGCCGCTGGCGGTGCGTGCTGCGGAGGCGGGCTTCCGCGTCACCGGCCTGGACACCGACGAGCACCGCGTCAAGCGGCTGGAGGCCGCCGACTCGTATATCGAGGACATCCCGGACGAACGACTACTGCCACTGCTCGATTCCGGGCGGCTGAGGGTCAGCACCGACTACGCCGACGCGGGCACCTTCGACGTCTGCGTGATCACCGTGCCCACTCCCCTGCGCGACGGCGCCCCGGACCTGCGGTGCGTCGAAAGCGCGGGGCGGTCGGTCGCCCCGCTCATGCGTCCGGGTGCGGTCGTGGTGCTGGAGTCGACGACGTACCCCGGCACCACCGAGGAGATCCTGCTGCCGATCCTGGAGGTGGGCAGCGGGCTGCGGGCCGGCGACGGATTCCGGCTCGGTTACAGCCCGGAACGCATCGACCCGGGCAACGCCCGTTGGCAGCTGGAGAACACTCCCAAGGTCGTCTCCGGCATCGACGACGCCTCCCTCGAAGCCGTCACGGAGTTCTACGACCGGATCGTGACCCGGACCGTGCCGGTCTCCTCCCCGCGCACCGCCGAGCTGACCAAGCTGCTGGAGAACACCTTCCGGCAGGTGAACATCGCGCTCGTCAACGAACTCGCGATGTGCGCCCGGCCCCTCGGCGTCGACATCTGGGAAGCGGTGGACGCGGCCGCCACCAAGCCGTTCGGCTTCATGCCCTTCACGCCCGGACCCGGGGTGGGCGGTCACTGCCTGCCGGTGGACCCCTCGTACCTCTCCTGGCAGGTACGGCAGAAGCTCCAGCACGATGTGCGCTTCGTTTCGCTCGCCCACGAGATCAACGAACGCATGCCCGAGTACGTGGTGGGGCGCATCGAAGGCGGTCTCGCCAGGCTTGGCCGACCGCTGGCCGAGGCACGGGTGCTGGTGCTCGGGCTCGCGTACAAGAAGAACACCGGGGATGTACGGGAGTCCCCCGCCGCCACCGTCGCCGAGCTGCTGATGGCGCGCGGCGCGCGCGTCCGGGCCGTGGAGCCGTACGCCGATGCCCAGTTGCTGCCGCCCGGGGTGCTGTGCGTCGAGCTGACCGAGGCGGAGATCGCGACTACAGACGCAGTCGCTGTCCTGACCGACCACGACTGCCTCGACTACGGTCTGGTGGAACGCCATGCGTCGTACGTCTTCGACGCCCGCAACCGCTGCCGGGGAGACCGGATCGACCGCCTGTAG